Below is a genomic region from Neoarius graeffei isolate fNeoGra1 chromosome 12, fNeoGra1.pri, whole genome shotgun sequence.
tattccgcggtgaaaaaaaccccatatatacgtcgcaccggagtataagtcgcatggccagccgaaccatgaaaaaaagtgcgacttatagtccgaaaaatactgtCGTTCTTGTCATTGATAGATACCAAGACCAAGGTGAGTTCAGCGGATCCTCCTATAAGTGCCGTGGATGATACAGTGGAGGGACGTGAACACAGCGATGTGGTTCAGGAACAGAAGGAAGGCATGGATTCTGCTGCCCAGGGAGTTGACCTGAGTGACCCAGACAAGTACTGCAAATTGTGCACCGCTTCATTTAACAACCCAGTGATGGCTGCTGAACACTATAACGGTCGCAAGCACCAGCGCAACCTGTCCCGCCAGGAGCTGCACAGTAAGCTGGGAGAGCAGTCTGAGCACGGTACTCTATCAGTCTTTCAGTTACAGCTCATGGTTGAAGTGGATTTCAAAAAAAGTCGTCATCGTGTCAGCCTTaacgtacagttaggtccatatatatttggacactgacacaaattttctttttttttttacctgtttactgaaacatattcaagttatagttatataatggacatggacataaagtccagactttcagctttcatttgagggtatccacattaaaactggatgaagggtttaggagtttcagctccttaacatgcgcCACccagtttttaaagggaccaaaagtaattggacagttgactcaaaggctatttcatgggcaggtgtgggcaattccttcattatgtcattctcaattaagcagataaaaggcccggagttgatttgaggtgtggtgcttgcatttggaagattttgctgtgaagaaaacatgcggtcaaaggagctctccatgcaggtgaaacaagccatccttaagctgcgaaaacagaaaaaacccatccgagaaattgctacaatattaggagtggcaaaatctacagtttggtacatcctgagaaagaaagaaagcactggtgaactcatcaatgcaaaaagacctggacgcccacagacgacaacagtggtggatgatcgcagaataatttccatggtgaagagaaaccccttcacaacagccaaccaagtgaacaacactctccaggaggtaggcgtatcaatatccaaatctaccataaagagaagactgcatgaaagtaaatacagagggttcactgcacggtgcaagccactcataagcctcaagaataaaaaggctagattggactttgctaaaaaagcatctaaaaaagccagcacagttctggaagaacattctttggacagatgaaaccaagatcaacctctaccagaatgatggcaagaaaaaagtatggcgaaggcgtggtacagctcatgatccaaagcataccacatcatctgtaaaacacggcggaggcagtgtgatggcttgggcatgcatggctgccagtggcactgggtcactagtgtttattgatgatgtgacacaggacagaagcagccggatgaattctgaggtattcagagacatactgtgtgctcaaatccagccaaactgattggtcggcgtttcataatacagatggacaatgacccaaaacataaagccaaagcaacccaggagtttattaaagcaaagaagtagaatattcttgaatggccaagtcagtcacctgatctcaacccaattgagcatgcatttcacttgttaaagactaaacttcagacagaaaggcccacaaacaaacagcaactgaaaactgctgcagtaaaggcctggcagagcattaaaaaggaggaaacacagcgtctggtgatgtccatgagttcaagacttcaggcagtcattgccaacaaagggttttcaaccaagtattagaaatgaacattttattcacaattatttaatttgtccaattacttttgagtccctgaaatgaagggattgtgtttaaaaaatgctttagttcctcacatttttatgcaatcattttgttcaacccactgaattaaagctgaaagtctgaacttcaactgcatctgaattgttttgttcaaaattcattgtggtaatgtacagaaccaaaattagaaaaatgttgcccctgtccaaatatttatggacctaactgtagttaaAACAAACGCTCACAGCTTTCGGATGTTTTATTATTGCTGATTAACAATCAAACACAGTGTAGAAATCATTTCCAGGTTCTATGATTTTTAGGttaaaagtgcatatcacgagtaaattcaggagcaagatcagtgtaattctcctattttatatttaactttgatcaaatatctgtcacattctgcattttgtgcaaatttttttttacctttcgcaataccagaaaaattcagttgaaatcaagccgtttgaggcaaattggtccgcctctgaaaaaacttggcatttggatttcccgggaaatattgattttcgtgacgtcgcgtgcgggacgcctccttctgaatcctacgtcagcgctggtttgtttgagaaaacgacctggtggttttctgcaaatttcttcaacgttatcgcgtaattattaaaatggttaacagatgtatcgtaggagggtgtagcaacaccaatcttgatgggattagtactcatcgtttcccaaaagaccggacaatgagagagaaacgggagcgcttggtctacacaggctgtgcactgaaaccgtgcaaagctcgcgcagcctgctggcgcttccgcaggtgacgtcacgaatctggctccagactcccttgggatttttccagacgcgttttgttattttatttttttctgctgtagacagatggccttgtgcaaaattacccttctggatgagtgtgtaaagcgacatactttcatataaaaaaacacaaacttggtccaggatatgcactttaagggtgtAACTATTCTTAGCTCATCTGACCGTAAGGCTGATgatctgttgccatggcgtggcgtccatccatcatccacagttcagttaaatcacatctcctccgtcagttcttcatggatttccattctgattgtttggtttgaaagaactcatcacggcGCACAAAACGTGGTCGTGTAAttgtttgctaacgagttactaattaggccaaattaacgaattttacTCATTCTAtcttctctctcatttctcatccgattccagttttgggtcgatctttacTCTAGGAACagaacttggtcgtttgtttgttgaatTTCCTGTTAACTTTGTTTATCTTCCATTAAATCATCTgtcagttctcagtggattttTGTTCTGATTGTttggtttgaaagaactcgaccttctgtacAAAACTTGGTCGCCGTATTGTCAgtttttttgctaacgaactgctaattaggtcaacttaacgagTTTTCAGACTTCTGATTAGAATCGTATCTTCTCTCGcagttctcatccgatttcagttctgaccgatgttttgggtcgatcttcacttgaggaacagaacttgctcatttgtttgttgattttcttgtaaaCAATTTATTGACAGCTTTGTTTATTTTCCGTTAAATCAtacctcctccgtcagttctgaaCGGGTTtgcgttctgattgttttatttgaaagagctaggccttctgtacaaaacttggtcattgtattgtcaatttttgctgataaattagtaattaggtcaatttaacacattttcttctgactggaATTGTAtcacctctctcatttatcatgcgaattcagttctgatcgatgttttgggtcgatcttccgtcggggaacaaaatttagtcctctgTTGATCTTCCTGTTGTAAATAGTtcatcgtggaggttggtccggtCTCAcagcgtcacatttcagttccgtTGGTTGTTTTGACGCCAGGCCAGATGACctcctacgtccttgacgttctggtttttaGGTTGCAGTTTAAACTAATTATTTAAGGCTgtaacaatttttaaaaattccGCTCAGCTGGAACTGAATGCGGGCAGCATGGACGTTTATGTCCATCAGCAgagctcttaaaggaacagtccaccgtacttccataatgaaatatgctcttatctgaattgagacgagctgctccgtacctctccgagctttgcgcgacctcccagtcagtcagacgcagtcagacgcgctgtcactcctgttagcaatgtagctaggctcagtatggccaatggtatttttgggggctgtagttagatgcgaccaaactcttccgcgtttttcctgtttacataggtttatatgaccagtgatatgaaacaagttcagttacacaaattgaaacgtagcgattttctatgctatggaaagtccgcactataatgacaggcgtactaacaccttctgcgcgcttcgacagcgcattgatatctgagctagggctgggcgataaaatgataacGATACGTATCGCGATAGACACATACTTGATATCAATAGAAAATACATTcgatagaatgtttttttttttcaagaaacaagcgttagccagagctctctctggtttaggtccgctttcaatcaactgttgttgcgaagcaagcttggttgcatgagcaaaggcactcgtcctctggtgcctagcaacgcatagggagtgacacgctgatagccaatcatgtaacagtatcgcgtttggttgcgccatctcgttgtcttgtggtcgtgtttattttttttccagaaacagcgtggccaagaaaagaaagatgagtgcCGGAACGAGCGAGGAAATTGTGGATAAAGTCAGTAAGGCCAGATGTTACAGATGTGAAGTCTTAAGTCTACCTCAGTTTTACTTTAATTTCTTCTATGTTTACAaaacattatttttattttattaaaccttcaatgaaaatatacttgaatagtttaagaatagtctaagtctaccgcagtttcactcaatttcttttatgtttataaagcactgcatatttttatttatgtttttaaatgttattcagcagagggtgaactttttttgcactaaacttgcagtaaaaaattaaaaatatgacagtccttctcacatagcaggctttgctatgtttacatttaacactttgctcatgtttttataacacttgagttttttaagcactttattaTTGATAACTGCTCAGTTTTCGTTGTGATCGTAACATTGAACATACGTGTTGACATTCCTTGCTTATTGGCTGTCAGAGGAAGtttaagtttaaaataaatgtttgaatttagtattgttccctcctggtccttattttaaataggtcataaaatgtttcaataattatcgatatcgaccaatatgaaacacttatatcgtgatacaggtttcagccatatcgcccagccctaatctgagctccgtatcaatgcgctgtcgaagcgcgcagaaggtgttggtacccaaaaaataccattggccatactgagcctagctacattgctaacaggagtgacagcgcgtctgactgcgtctgactgactgggaggtcgcgcaaagctcggagaggtacggagcagctcgtctcaattcagataagagcatatttcattatggaaatacggtggactgttcctttaaagaacaGCCTTCCTTATATGATGGATGCGACATCTACAGGAACGTCTGGGTTGAAAATGATCCAGGAGTTGAACCTGAGTGCTGTATTCATCTCCGGCCTCAGTAGCATCCGGGAATCAGTCTGGAtctttctgtgggattggataaTGACGTTCATGTATTATTTGAGTACTCCAAAGTTGAAGTATTCGAACTTGCCTTGTAGTTTCACAGATATTTCTTTACTTAGTGATAAAATTACTGTTTAGTTGTACAAATTAGCAGCACTAAAAATagttttgaccaaaaaaaaaaaaaaggtagcatTTGATGGTAAAAGAAATGTTTGACTGTGATTAATAGGCAACTTGGGAACATGTGACCACAACTCGTCTTTCTTTATATTTTATCTCTCTAGCAAGCTCCCTTACATGTCCAGTCTGCCATGTGACTCTCCACTCCATAGACACATACCAGGCTCACATGAAAGGCAATAAGCACTACATAAAGTAAgcaggttttttattttattttttttaaagtgctgatgacacgaacacgactctatgcaatttcttaaatgaactatacaacatggcgaacatgttagatttctgttataattacgtgaaaagaagctgttgttacgcaaatatccaacttttaattgcacagcgcaagaaaactgggtccgtggctcgcggccatgctgtgacgtcagcgggagaacacgctgcagttcgctggctgttctactctggttctactcaatggaaatggcgcatgaaaacgccggtgaactctctagtgctagctcttcctcttctgggagtctagaattgtgttgatctcttccgaatagaatctatgatagcctaccctctttaccctttgcctctcgttgctaggcggcagttacatgaaagccgcaagctttcacaaacaaatacatgactgatatcacgccgactttatgattacatttatgattatcatgtagaatctatagctctacgtacctttatcttatgtcgtttcacaacacatgttctgacaggaggactgtctttggatccggcatagctactagtagaccccttctggaatactggcagtgttgccagattgggaggtttcccgcccagttgggcggtttcaagtgcgttttggtgggttttgaacatattttaggctggaaaacgttttccaccccaaaatatgttcaaaacccaccaaaatgcacttcaaaccgctcaactgggtgggtaaaatcccaatctggcaacactgtgtaggcactgctgatgggagtaacacacgtttgtgctgaactgaacacccaagagattcttttaagctgggaagggtgtcaaaacaatccaaatcgaagtgttcagagcacaggacggatgttggtgagggctcccacttgtcacgagtgcgcctgacttgcttcacccacttcgcatgcagctcgggatctctgggaaacttgaataaacttaccccatccttgtgggttttggagcaaaagccggcaacacaacgcgaaggcataataactatatatataataatgtctaataaaaatactaataatgataaactgaacacctgtcgcatcaacaacaaactggtaagttaggaggaaggttctttcgctgacgtcatatagctcctcctcctccttcgtctcctgggtgctgcagccccgtcaaatttgcccaaatagccgcgtttatcatcataactggtaaaataggcgccttcgtgaattaatatatggatcatcgggaattactttttatgttataaaacatcgccaaagatgtcaaaaacgtgtcatcagcactttaaattccCACCCATAGTGTGTATCTGATATTTTAGCGCAATTTTATGTTCAGCGAGGTTTACGCTTCACTTCCTCTTCCATCTCAGAGAAAAGAAGATGCAAGAAGATTTATGCAAAAAGAAAGTGTACGACTCGTTCCAGGACGAGCTGGccgactacatccaggtgcagagGTCTCGGGGACTGGAGCCCAAAACGGGGCAGGGATCTGAAACTCAGGGCCAGAGGAAAACAGAGAGCGAAGTAGAAAAAAGCGGAGAGGGTTGTGACCAGCCTCAGACTCTCGCTCTCCAATCCTGTGTTCGTGCTCCTGCGTTCCGAACGCAGCCCTGGCACCTGCCGTTTCATCCTCACCCCAATCCTCCCGCTTTCAGAGGAAGAGTCCCAGTGCCGAACAAATGGGATCAGGGTTACTCGTCCTACCCTCCTCCACTCATCCCTGGGCTCACAGGAAGAGCACTGCGTCGAAGGAGGAGCCCAGAATCACTAGACTCCTCATCATCTTCTTTCTCAGACTCCTCGTCTTCGTATAGCAGCACCACCAcgaccagcagcagcagcagcgaggACAGGAGGAGGCGGAGAAAAAAGAGACGAGAAGGAACGAAGAGAAGAagagatgatgacgatgatgattcgGAAGAGGATGTGCAGAGAAGGAAAAGGGAAAGGAGGAGGAGGGAAGGTGGCAGCGCGaagaaaccaaaaagacaaagaggAAGCTCTGATGAAGATCATGCAAAGAGGTGGAAGGAGAAAAAGCACAGAGACAGAGTTGCGAAGAAGAGACGGAGAGAAGAGGACGAAGGAGACTGGAACACGGCGTCTCACGTCGCGATGGCGaaaggagagggagaaggaggaggagaagcacAGAGCGAAGGACTTAAAGAGGAGAAAGCAAAGCACAaaaaagagaagaagaaaccGAAGGACAGAGAGGACAACAGGACAGAAGAGGAAAAGCTCTGGGATGAAACCATTTTGGGGATATTCTGATCGACGAAGGTCGTGAGCTCTCGTTCAGCCGACGTAAGCAGAGTCAAAATGGTCTGAAGGCAAAACGACGGATTTACCTACATTTGTTTTTTCTACACCACAAACTTCTGCCTAACGCATACGACcagcacactcactctctctttttcttttcccCATATGTGCTTTATTACTGCACTTTTTCTcctgatccagatggatcatggttACATGTGGTGTAGCTACAGTACATCAGTCTGCTGCTATTCTATTTTTGCACAACAGGGTTAATTCAGGCATGTTGGGATTTTAGATCAAGCAATGTGTCTTCTCAAAACACTACAATGAAATAAACGCCATGTACGCTTgattataggttttttttttttttttaagtcactgttCTAATTTAAGGTCGTGCCTGGGTAAAGGCCTGTATACAATAAGGAGTAATAAATATTGAGATGTTTTTGTTATTTCATATTAACCTACGGCTCGGTCTGTACAaagagacctcggtctgatattttcccgtaaagaccgagtaagccaggttaataaggagtttattatatgacttttttatttctaagattaaaatcgacggtcattataatgaggcgtgacgctgcttttgtaacgtagttgagtcacgcgtgcagaataaacagctagcggtttcaaagcTGAATTTTTGTTAGCGGTGTCTGAATGCTCTTCATTGCTCGTTTCTTGAATAACTCTGTGACTCGTTTGTCGTTTGTGTTTCGGCCATTTTTGATttccagttaattttttttttttttttgtagtttttgtttttcacaaCATCGAAAGCCAGCGCCTTGGAACGAAGGTGCGTAATCACCCACAGGTattacgggaaaatactgcctgcccaggaaccaatcagagcgcacgagttTACTAGAAGTAGCTCATGCCGTATAATAAACTTCCATCTTAAAAAATTCCTGTCATTACACTGGATTTGATGTACAGGTGGAAAACTCACAGAGCCGCAGCTAGTCATCCCTGGACAGAAGGAAGGTAAGAGAGAAGTCAGCACTCACTCAGTCTCTCACTCAcaatcactcattcactcacactcgttcactcactcacacactctcactcattcactcacacacactcagtgcgtttacatgcacatagagaaaatcgaatttcgactgaaatcgaagttctaaatgccatggaaacaccttagctcggctgaaatcgaaccgaactggatttctcgtaatcgagctacgcgacctagattatgcgattgtagccgagctacttagtgcatgtaaaccctgtcgagctacgtagtcgagctacttacttcagcactgccccttccggaagtgacgagaccacaagcgggaaacacaacagcctcggtcagcatgacaacagtagtagtagcgagcagcagaagaggtcaggaggaacaaggagacaaaaacaattgacctttttgtgtgtttattaagacataagttaaattgtaagcaaaaaatggactttagaaaaatatacaattgtgcaaaataagtcgttttacaaaacagtggtctgcgcaggacagtttgtagccaacaggtggcaatgacatgtggtgtgaatgtaaagtggaaatcactcctcttcttcatgacgacaaccggaagtgtaccgacacgatggggcgtgtagcgccacctgtggctcgggtgcacaatgcacctcacacaatagcttgatttccttgtgtgcatgtaggattggatttctctggcacccctgctgggacccttagctcgattaccgacagtagctcgatttggatgtgcatgtaaacgtactgactgactCACACATTCACAATCACTCAttcactcgctcactctctcacactcgttcactcactctcacacactcactctcactcattcactcacactcgttcactcactctcacacactctcactcattcactgacacacactgactcgcactcagtcactcactcactcgttcactctcacacacactctctcacactcactctcactcattcacacacactgacacacactcacaatcactcattcactcacactcacacactcattcactcacactcattcactcactctcacacactccctctcactcattcactcacacacactgactcgcactcactcactcactcactcactcactcactcactcactcactcgttcacactctcactctcactcattcacacacactgactcacacactcacaatcactcgttcactcacactcactcactcactcactcactcactcactcactcactcactcacacacactgactcacgcaCTCAcaatcactcattcactcactcacactcgttcactcactctcacactctctcacttacacactctcacacactcacactcattcactcacactcgttcactcactctcacacactcactcactctcactcattcactgacacacactgactcacgcactcagtcactcactcactcgttcactctcacacactctcacacactcactctcactcattcacacacactgacacacaatcactcattcactcactctcacacactcactcattcactcacactcattcactcactctcacacactccctctcactcattcactcacacacactgactcacgcactcactcactcactctcactcactcgttcacactctcacacactcactctcactcattcacacacactgactcacacactcacaatcactcgttcactcacactcgttcactcactctctcacactcactcattcactcacacacacactgactcacactcacaatcactcattcactcactcacactcattcactcactctcacactctcacttacacactctcacacactcactctcactcattcactgacacacacactgactcacgcactcagtcactcacactcgttcactctctcacacacactctcactcacacacacactcactctcactcattcacacactgactcacaatcactcattcactcacactcgttcactcactctcacactctctcacacacactctcacactcactctcactcattcactcacacacactgactcacgcactgtcactcactcacactcgttcactctctctctcacacacacacacacacacactcactcattcactcacacacactgactcgcACTCAcaatcactcattcactcacactggttcacacactcactctctctcactcacacactcacctcactctcattcactcacaatcactcattcactcacactcgttcacaaactctctctctcactcactcacctcactcattcactcacaatcactcattcactcacactctctctcactcacactcattcactcacaatcactcattcactcactcacactcgttcatacactcactcacactcactcacctcacactcactcacattcactcattcactcactcactcactcactcactcactcaaactcactcacctcactctcattcactcacaatcactcattcactcactcacactcgttcatacacacactcacctcactcatctcactctcactcacctcactctcactcactcacaatcactcattcactcactcactcacttacaaaCTCACTCGCCTCattctcattcactcactccttcactcactgtcactcacaaactcactcactcactcactcacttacaaactcactcacctcactctcattcactcactccttcactcactctctcactcacaaactcactcacctcactctcactcactcacaaactcactcactcactcactcactcactcacctcactcacctcactctcattcactcactccttcactcactcacctcactctcactcactcactcactcactcactcacaaactcactcactcactcactccttcactcacacactctctcactcacaaactcattcacctcactcactcactcactcactcactcactcactcacctcacactcactcacaatcactcacactcattcacttactcgttcactcactcactcactcactcactcactcactcactcattctcacacttgctcactctctctcactcactgtctcactcactcacaaagaGTTGCAGGACGACCTGAAATCAGCAGGAACAGCAGTTACCCAGAAGTAATGAAGTGCATTGCAAACATCACTGTTCTTCAACCTCATGCAAAACCCCTCTCTTACGGAAAACCAGAAACACAGATGTACATTTTAAAGCATTTGGACAAATCAGAGTTCTCGGAGCAGGATACgctggtcagatgaaacaaaaacaCCTCTTTGGTAATAACTGAAGAGGAGTAATGAGCCAAAATTGATCCACAATGCTGTGTGTGAATTAATACTTACTGTCGACGTCTCAAAGCTGTAATCTGCAACAAAGTACTAATGCTGGTAATTTTTGCTGTCCGAATACTTTTTATCCCCCACTAGCCGAAAggctcgaagggggattatgtcgtggcgatgtccg
It encodes:
- the zmat1 gene encoding zinc finger matrin-type protein 1, translated to MSVSDDSVSCPTENSVTVNLDSASVSDAETVLTNTNVHSCHVEEETQNDDELLKGLLTDTFCQVCEAVLMFKSQRVSHYEGKKHAQRVRIYLQTKKAERNKQSHESSSLQSVSADPEKFCELCSMVFSSPVVAKSHYEGKVHAKNTRKSSTTVSVDTKTKVSSADPPISAVDDTVEGREHSDVVQEQKEGMDSAAQGVDLSDPDKYCKLCTASFNNPVMAAEHYNGRKHQRNLSRQELHSKLGEQSEHASSLTCPVCHVTLHSIDTYQAHMKGNKHYIKEKKMQEDLCKKKVYDSFQDELADYIQVQRSRGLEPKTGQGSETQGQRKTESEVEKSGEGCDQPQTLALQSCVRAPAFRTQPWHLPFHPHPNPPAFRGRVPVPNKWDQGYSSYPPPLIPGLTGRALRRRRSPESLDSSSSSFSDSSSSYSSTTTTSSSSSEDRRRRRKKRREGTKRRRDDDDDDSEEDVQRRKRERRRREGGSAKKPKRQRGSSDEDHAKRWKEKKHRDRVAKKRRREEDEGDWNTASHVAMAKGEGEGGGEAQSEGLKEEKAKHKKEKKKPKDREDNRTEEEKLWDETILGIF